The Stappia sp. genome window below encodes:
- a CDS encoding ABC transporter permease, whose protein sequence is MQLELERRAERSKRMALLSPVIALGLTLITGAILFAGLGQNPLTALYVFFIDPLTASWSLQELVVKATPLILIGCGLAVCFLSNNWNIGAEGQFTAGALAGSMLPILLPGFETFATLPLMLLMGIAGGMAWAAIPAFLKVRFGTNEILTSLMLVYIAQLLLDWLVRGPWRDPDGFNFPESRLFSDAAILPPLADGRMHVGAIFAVVTVLVLSVVLLKTLKGFEIRVLGQAPRAGRFAGFSRNRMVWFAFLLAGGLAGLAGISEVSGSINQLTPVISPGYGFTAIIVAFLGRLNPIGIFFSGFLLALTYLGGEAAQVSLGVSDKTTRVFQGLVLFYVLACDTLILYRIRIGRSAVPGKGGEHGRV, encoded by the coding sequence ATGCAGCTTGAGCTGGAACGCCGCGCGGAACGCTCCAAGCGCATGGCGCTCTTGTCGCCGGTCATCGCTCTCGGGCTCACGCTGATCACCGGCGCGATCCTCTTCGCCGGGCTCGGCCAGAACCCGCTGACCGCGCTCTACGTCTTCTTCATCGATCCGCTGACCGCGTCATGGTCGCTGCAGGAGCTCGTCGTCAAGGCCACGCCGCTGATCCTGATCGGCTGCGGTCTGGCCGTCTGCTTTCTCTCCAACAACTGGAACATCGGCGCGGAAGGCCAGTTCACCGCCGGCGCGCTCGCCGGATCGATGCTGCCGATCCTTTTGCCCGGGTTCGAGACATTTGCGACCCTGCCGCTGATGCTGCTGATGGGAATTGCCGGCGGCATGGCCTGGGCGGCGATCCCGGCCTTCCTGAAGGTGCGCTTCGGCACCAACGAGATCCTGACGAGCCTGATGCTGGTCTATATCGCCCAGCTTCTGCTCGACTGGCTGGTGCGCGGGCCCTGGCGCGATCCCGACGGCTTCAACTTCCCCGAAAGCCGCCTGTTTTCCGATGCGGCGATCCTGCCGCCGCTCGCCGACGGGCGCATGCATGTCGGCGCGATCTTCGCCGTCGTCACGGTGCTGGTGCTGTCGGTCGTGCTGCTGAAGACGCTCAAGGGCTTCGAGATCCGGGTGCTCGGTCAGGCACCGCGCGCCGGACGCTTCGCCGGCTTTTCGCGCAACAGGATGGTCTGGTTCGCCTTCCTGCTCGCCGGCGGGCTCGCGGGGCTCGCCGGCATCAGCGAGGTCTCGGGCTCGATCAACCAGCTCACGCCGGTGATTTCGCCGGGCTACGGCTTCACCGCGATCATCGTCGCCTTCCTGGGGCGGCTCAACCCGATCGGCATCTTCTTCTCCGGGTTCCTGCTGGCGCTGACCTATCTCGGCGGCGAGGCGGCGCAGGTGTCGCTCGGGGTTTCCGACAAGACGACCCGCGTGTTCCAGGGGCTGGTTCTGTTCTACGTTCTGGCCTGCGACACGCTGATCCTCTACCGCATACGGATCGGGCGCTCCGCCGTCCCGGGCAAGGGAGGCGAGCATGGGCGCGTTTGA
- a CDS encoding ABC transporter permease, protein MGAFEAILLTVITAATPLLLAAIGELVVERSGVLNLGVEGMMIVGAVMGFAGAQATGSPYAGAVVAMAAGMGMALLFGFLTLHLVANQVATGLALTLLGLGLSGMIGEAFIGQPGVWLTGLDIPVLSDLPVVGKVLFGQDILVYLSLALVVGVSYVLFRTRAGLVIRAVGDNHASAHALGVSVRKVRYLAVLFGGACAGLAGGYLSLAYTPQWVEGMTAGRGWIALALVVFATWRPGRVLAGAYLFGAVGILQFHAQAHGVGIPSQFLSALPYAATIVVLVIISRNRILTRINTPACLGQPFVPDR, encoded by the coding sequence ATGGGCGCGTTTGAAGCGATCCTCCTGACCGTCATCACGGCGGCCACTCCGCTGCTGCTGGCGGCCATCGGGGAACTGGTGGTCGAGCGCTCCGGCGTGCTGAACCTCGGCGTCGAAGGCATGATGATCGTCGGCGCCGTGATGGGTTTTGCCGGCGCGCAGGCGACCGGCTCACCCTATGCCGGGGCGGTGGTCGCCATGGCGGCGGGCATGGGCATGGCGCTCCTGTTCGGCTTTCTGACGCTGCATCTGGTGGCGAACCAGGTCGCGACCGGTCTGGCGCTCACGCTGCTCGGGCTCGGCCTGTCGGGCATGATCGGCGAGGCCTTCATCGGCCAGCCGGGCGTGTGGCTCACGGGGCTCGACATTCCGGTTCTGAGCGATCTCCCCGTCGTCGGCAAGGTTCTGTTCGGGCAGGACATTCTCGTCTATCTGTCGCTCGCGCTGGTGGTCGGCGTCTCCTATGTGCTGTTTCGCACGCGGGCCGGACTGGTGATCCGCGCCGTCGGCGACAATCATGCCTCGGCGCATGCGCTCGGCGTCTCGGTACGCAAGGTGCGCTATCTCGCGGTGCTGTTCGGCGGGGCCTGCGCCGGGCTTGCCGGGGGCTATCTGTCGCTCGCCTACACGCCGCAATGGGTGGAGGGCATGACGGCGGGGCGGGGCTGGATCGCGCTGGCGCTCGTGGTCTTCGCGACCTGGCGGCCGGGGCGGGTGCTGGCCGGTGCCTATCTCTTCGGCGCGGTGGGCATTCTGCAATTCCACGCACAGGCGCACGGGGTCGGGATTCCCTCGCAATTCCTGTCCGCGCTGCCCTATGCGGCGACCATCGTGGTGCTTGTCATCATCTCCCGGAACCGCATACTGACACGCATAAACACCCCGGCCTGTCTGGGACAACCGTTCGTTCCGGACCGATAG
- a CDS encoding BMP family ABC transporter substrate-binding protein, which translates to MKKLLSMAAAAAFALGTAGAQAEDPLKVGFIYVGPISDHGWSYQHNEGRLAIEAAFGDKVETSYIESVSEGPDAERAIERLARDGADLIFTTSFGFMNPTVKVARKFPDVKFEHATGYKRADNVSTYSARFYEGRYIIGQIAAKMSKTGTAGYIGSFPIPEVVRGINAFMLGAQSVNPDFKIKVVWVNSWYDPGKEADAAKALLDQGADVISQHTDSPAPLQVAEERGAIGFGQASDMSKFAPKAQLTAIIDDWSVYYTDRVQAVLDGTWESQDIWGGLAEDMVVMADFTNMPEEIAREAAEMTEKIRSGEFHPFTGPITKQDGTLAVAEGEVLDDEALLGMNWYVQGIDDQLPQ; encoded by the coding sequence ATGAAAAAACTGCTCAGCATGGCCGCAGCCGCGGCATTCGCGCTCGGCACGGCCGGCGCGCAAGCCGAGGATCCGCTCAAGGTCGGCTTCATCTACGTCGGCCCGATCAGCGATCACGGTTGGTCCTACCAGCACAACGAGGGCCGGCTCGCCATCGAGGCCGCCTTCGGCGACAAGGTCGAGACCTCCTACATCGAGAGCGTGTCGGAAGGTCCGGACGCGGAGCGCGCGATCGAGCGTCTGGCCCGCGACGGCGCCGACCTCATCTTCACCACCTCCTTCGGCTTCATGAACCCGACCGTGAAGGTGGCGCGCAAGTTTCCGGACGTGAAGTTCGAGCATGCCACCGGCTACAAGCGCGCGGACAATGTGTCGACCTATTCCGCCCGCTTCTACGAGGGCCGCTACATCATCGGCCAGATCGCGGCGAAGATGTCGAAGACCGGCACGGCCGGCTACATCGGCTCGTTCCCGATTCCGGAAGTCGTGCGCGGCATCAACGCCTTCATGCTCGGCGCGCAGTCCGTCAACCCGGACTTCAAGATCAAGGTCGTGTGGGTCAACTCCTGGTACGATCCGGGCAAGGAAGCGGATGCGGCCAAGGCGCTGCTCGACCAGGGCGCCGACGTGATCAGCCAGCATACCGACAGCCCGGCGCCGCTGCAGGTGGCCGAGGAGCGCGGCGCGATCGGCTTCGGCCAGGCGTCCGACATGAGCAAGTTCGCCCCCAAGGCGCAGCTCACCGCGATCATCGACGACTGGAGCGTCTATTACACCGACCGCGTGCAGGCGGTGCTCGACGGGACCTGGGAAAGCCAGGACATCTGGGGCGGTCTCGCCGAGGACATGGTCGTGATGGCGGACTTCACCAACATGCCGGAGGAGATCGCCAGGGAGGCCGCCGAAATGACGGAAAAGATCCGCTCGGGCGAATTCCATCCCTTCACCGGTCCGATCACGAAGCAGGACGGCACGCTGGCCGTGGCGGAGGGCGAAGTGCTCGACGACGAAGCCCTGCTCGGCATGAACTGGTACGTCCAGGGGATCGACGACCAGCTTCCGCAGTAA
- a CDS encoding M20/M25/M40 family metallo-hydrolase, with product MTAAVDARFAEQVAFLKTLVQVPSENPPGDLDAFAEAAASALGELGLEVERHPVAEPFVRQIGMKSVTNLIVRHRFSDDGPVIALNAHGDVVPAGEGWSVDPYGAQEHGGAVYGRGTVFGKSDIAAYVFALRALIDTPDGLSGAIELHLTCDEETGGTLGPLWILGHELSRPDFVIASGFSRAVTTAHNGCLQMEIIVRGRAAHAAAPETGVDALAAATDILRALYDERDRLAGTSSRLDPEMRPALTVGMIQGGLNTNVVPDRVMLRVDRRLIPEDAGEAVETDLTALVEAAVTPHEGLEIECRRILLAEPLRPLAGVGRLADAVHRQIAAWFPETAAPTGGSPLFSDARHYAAAGIPTVLYGTGPASLAAANAYAADEHIRLDDLRATTGVLIDALRDLLSSDADT from the coding sequence ATGACCGCCGCTGTTGACGCGCGCTTTGCCGAGCAAGTCGCCTTTCTCAAGACCCTCGTTCAGGTTCCAAGCGAAAATCCGCCCGGCGACCTCGATGCCTTCGCCGAGGCCGCCGCCAGCGCGCTCGGCGAGCTGGGTCTCGAGGTGGAGCGTCATCCGGTCGCCGAACCCTTCGTGCGCCAGATCGGCATGAAAAGCGTCACCAACCTGATCGTGCGCCATCGCTTCTCCGACGACGGTCCGGTGATCGCGCTCAACGCGCACGGCGATGTGGTGCCGGCGGGCGAGGGGTGGTCGGTCGATCCCTATGGCGCACAGGAACATGGCGGGGCGGTCTACGGTCGCGGCACCGTATTCGGCAAGTCGGACATCGCGGCCTATGTCTTCGCGCTGCGCGCCCTGATCGACACTCCCGATGGGCTGAGCGGTGCGATCGAACTGCACCTCACCTGCGACGAAGAAACCGGCGGCACGCTCGGTCCCTTGTGGATCCTCGGTCATGAGCTGAGCCGTCCGGACTTCGTCATCGCTTCCGGCTTCAGCCGCGCGGTCACCACGGCGCACAACGGCTGCCTGCAGATGGAGATCATCGTGCGCGGGCGCGCGGCCCATGCGGCCGCGCCCGAAACCGGTGTCGACGCGCTGGCGGCCGCGACCGATATCCTGCGCGCGCTCTACGACGAACGCGACCGGCTGGCCGGGACGAGCAGCCGGCTCGATCCCGAGATGCGCCCGGCGCTGACCGTCGGCATGATCCAGGGCGGGCTCAACACCAACGTGGTGCCGGACCGCGTGATGCTGCGCGTCGACCGGCGGCTGATCCCGGAAGACGCGGGCGAGGCGGTCGAGACCGATCTCACCGCGCTGGTGGAGGCGGCCGTGACGCCGCACGAGGGGCTGGAGATCGAATGCCGGCGGATCCTGCTCGCCGAGCCGCTGCGCCCGCTTGCCGGGGTCGGACGGCTCGCCGACGCGGTGCACCGTCAAATCGCTGCCTGGTTTCCCGAAACCGCGGCGCCGACCGGCGGGTCGCCGCTCTTCAGCGATGCGCGCCATTATGCCGCCGCCGGCATTCCCACGGTTCTCTATGGAACGGGCCCGGCGTCGCTTGCCGCCGCGAACGCCTATGCGGCGGACGAACACATCAGGCTGGACGACCTGCGCGCCACGACGGGCGTGCTGATCGATGCGCTGCGGGATCTTCTCTCTTCGGACGCGGACACCTGA
- a CDS encoding AAA family ATPase, translating to MRTARRPRDRFFVLSGCSGGGKSTLLDTLAALGFPTVPEPGRRIVQSESDPQSPRLPWNDMAGFARAALACADADYRRATGHEGPVFFDRGLVDAAVALSDATGVPLHDTLGNRPRYARTVFLVPPWPEIHVRDDQRRHGFRAARAEYRRLSAAYPALGYRVIIVPRTTVARRVAFVLRHVARAMRDPAA from the coding sequence ATGCGAACCGCACGTCGACCGAGGGACCGGTTCTTCGTCCTCTCCGGCTGCTCGGGTGGCGGCAAGTCGACCCTTCTCGATACGCTTGCCGCGCTCGGGTTCCCGACCGTGCCCGAGCCCGGCCGGCGGATCGTGCAAAGCGAGAGCGATCCGCAGAGCCCTCGGCTGCCGTGGAACGACATGGCCGGTTTCGCCCGCGCGGCTCTTGCCTGCGCCGACGCCGATTATCGGCGCGCCACCGGGCATGAGGGGCCGGTCTTCTTCGATCGCGGTCTCGTGGATGCGGCGGTGGCGCTGTCCGACGCGACCGGCGTGCCCCTTCACGACACTCTCGGCAATCGCCCGCGCTACGCGCGGACCGTGTTTCTGGTGCCGCCCTGGCCGGAAATCCATGTCCGCGACGATCAGCGTCGTCACGGTTTTCGCGCCGCGCGGGCCGAATACCGACGGCTGTCGGCCGCCTACCCCGCCCTTGGCTATCGCGTGATCATCGTCCCGCGCACGACGGTCGCGCGCCGTGTGGCCTTCGTTCTGCGACACGTCGCACGCGCGATGCGTGACCCGGCGGCGTGA